The Aspergillus fumigatus Af293 chromosome 5, whole genome shotgun sequence nucleotide sequence TTCTCGTCTGGTTGGAGATGACGACATCTCGACTGTTTGAGAGGACCTTGTGGGGTGCGTTTATCATGGTGGTGTTATGGAATGTGGGTCTAaaaaattatatatatttcatCAGACCAGAACACGATGTCTATCTGATACCTTGGGCCTGATCTAACCTCTTACGGGGCGGTCGCGACTGTAAATATTCTGACTCACAGCAGACTTAGGCTCCATTGCATGACTCAATTGGTGACGCATTCACCAACACCTGGAGGATTCATCCGTGGACCAAGTCAACCTGGTCGGAGCTACAAAAGCGTCTAGTCAATGAAATCGAGCACTATGTAGCCATAAACAAACCAGGCGGCTGGGCCATGTGTCCTGGTTTTACCACGAGCCAGGAAGGTCGCTTGCCCCGGGAATGAGAAGGCTTCTGGCATCTCTGATAGACGTCCTGCTTGTATTATGTACAATGAAAGTACGCGCTTCGCTTGATCAAAGCCTCGCAGAGCCTCGTCAGTCTCGTCAGCTTCCTTCTTATTCGCGAAATCCACACATTCAATAGTTGCATTCAAGCAAGCGATTTCGCCATGTTCCTCTCTAAACTCCCAAATGAAGTCGTCCTTCTAATCGCCGCCCATCTGGTCTGCTACAGGGATCTCAGGGCCCTCGTGCTGTCCTCTCGTAaacttcatcatctcctgaaAGCACGTCTGAGCAAACACAGCTACCAAGCCTGCCATGGAGATGCACTATGCTGCGCCGCAGCCCAGGGTGATGAGGGTCTCGCCAGGGAATGTCTAAAGAGGATGACAATCGCCGCCGAGTCTTTCCAAGGTCCCCGTGTGAGCAATCCGTACAAACACCCTCTATGCACCACCAACTGGAGAGTCGAGGATTCGGTACTTATTCAGCGTGCGCTGCTGGTAGCCGTGCAAGCTGGTTCAAAACGCGTAgtcaatcttcttctcgaccacGGCGCGCAGACCATGTTCCGGGGTCCGATGGGctacatcaacaacatccCACCGCTTTATCTCGCCGTGCAGAACAGTCACGAGGACCTTGTGGACTTTCTATGTGAGAGGGGAGATCCATGCTACAGAGAGAATACGTGTCCGCTCCTTTGGGCAATCGAGCATAATCAGCGCCGGATCATTCGCACCCTCCTGCGCCACGAATCGTGCGATCATTGCTGGTATGTGCTGCCTATGGCCATGAATCGCGGAGATACGGACGTGTTGCACTTCCTGCTGTAAAATGGTCTCCATGGAACAAATTACGCGCGTGATGCGCTGTTTGCTGCAATTTTCAAAGGGGACCTAGAAATGGTTAGATTTTTCATCGCCCACGGCGCGGATCCGAACCGGCTGGGCGACTGCTACGACAAGAGGTGGGAGACAAGTCACGTCCAGCTTCGTCAGAAGATTGATAGTCGGTCCCTTCTGGAGCTTGGCGGTATAGAGGATGACTTTTCGACGTGGTGCAACGGCGTGTGTGTTGACGAGGAGCCGATGTTCTGTACCACCACTTACGTTGCGATTTATTACGACCAGATGCCGATACTGAGGTTTCTGCTCGAGTACGGGGTACATCCTGAGCCGGAGGACATTCAACTGGCGCGGAAGAAGGGGAATGAAGAGGCCGTCGGTTTgctttctcgatcttctAATGAAGATGTACCACGGAAGAAATCTTGTTTTCAAGAGTGACCCAATGAGTACAAGAGACTCAAGACAGCTCATATCGCAAGAGATTTCCTGTGCTATACAACGCAGGAGCATATCACCTGGGGGCAACCAGTAATTGTTTTGGGTTGAGACCGACGAGCTAGCATCATTTCAGGTTTAATCCCTCTTTCCCTGGTTATGGGTAAAGGCAGAGAAAttgcaaaaaaaaaaaaaaaaaaaaaaaagatctCTGTTGCCCTGCCAATTTGTCTGTAGATGTTGTAGCAACAAGGAAGCTGCGCTTGGGATCTGTTGCCATCATGTTGCCGTTATCACACTCCCAAGCTCCTTCTATTCAGGGCGGCTGCCATTGCTCAACACCGGACACCCAACAATAAAATGTCTCCTGTTTTAGAACTTCTCTCATTCATACTCATCCCTTACCTCACATCAGTACTCAACTATATCCCCCTTGAATAAATCATACCAAGCATGCCGTCTATATCCCTGACCGCGAAAGATCGCTTGCGAAGAAGCCAGTCCGCTCGCTCCATGCGCAGATCGCGTCAGTCCTCCCTGCCTTCGGAGCTGTTCGACCCGTCCATTGCCAGACAGCATGCGGCTGTTGCTGCCACTCGTGCCATGCTGCGCTCCTCGGACAGATCGTCTGCAGACTCAAAGCACTCGTATGACTGTCTAGGTGGCCCGGAAAACATGGCAGTCCCATCAAAAAGACTAACTCGGCCGCCCCGTCACACGCAAGCCCCAACCAAGGATCCTTCAGTCGAAGACGCTTCGCCTTCTCGCCGATCCATAGCAAGCTATATAGAGAACTGCGACGATGACCTTACTTTCTCGGCGGCCTTGCCACCCATAAGTGAATTTCGAGGCCTGAATGGTCGTGACTCCTCGCTGCCTTCCTCCTATCGCCGGCTTCGTAAAGCACGTTCGATGTTCTCGACTAGACAGCGTGCCTCGTATATTTCTCATGAATACTCATCTGATGTATATGCTCGGAGATTCAATGACACAGAGCAATTTGAAACACCCCGCCGTTACAGGACGTTGAGACGCTCCATGTCTTTTCTAAGAAGTGGTCAATCTCCTAGATTCATCCGCCACGCGCAGAGTCAAGAAGCAGCTATCCAGCTCGCGCGCAGTCAGTTCCAGGAGAACATGGTCGGACAATGCAGTGGTCAAAGGCAATCGTCTATCACTATGCTCAAGCCAAGACGTGAGCATAAGCCCTTCAGAAAGACATTTCGCACTAACAGTGGCTCGGGTATGGACACGGATGCGTCAACATCTGCAGGGCAGTCAAAAAGAGTTTCTTCTCGTGGAAAAGCGCGCGCTCTTTCTTCATCTATCAAGAGAGGGCTGAAGCGAGTTTTGGGTCTGTCAAAGACATCAGCGGCTCCGGGACAAGCGGAAGCTTCACCCCTCTCACTTCAGCAACACAATTACGGCCCATCGTCGACCATCTATGCCGGCGATTCTAGCGCTGAGGAACTTGGCCATTCCCATGAGACCATCGGCCAGAGTAGACCGCCCACGGTGCGGAGTGTTCAAAGCAATGAAAGTCTTTCGACTTCCCGCTCTCGTGTAACAAGTTGGACTGACTCGACCGTCGCAAGTACGATCGCAACCCGCAGAGCACCCGAGCGTGACTGTCTGTCCATCATTAACGAACAAGGAGACTTCAACGGACGTGCCGGTTCCGAGCTCCCACCAAGACCAAGTGCAATACGACCAGACGGCTCCATCGACAGTAAACACTTGTACGATGCGTTGTTGAGACGGATAGGCAGAGGAGATATGCCAAGTCCCAGTGAGGAGGTTGTAGTGGGCCAAGTCAAAGAGCATCGACTCATACCAGCGCGCACGTCTTCTCTTCGCCCCAGGCGCAGCAGGCAGACCATCCGCCAGATACCAAGTGATGCATCGATTGCAACTTCCAGGACATTTGCCACAGCCTACGCAGGTAGTTCATCTCCTCAGAAGCAGACGCAGCGCCATTCCCGGTCGTCCATGCCTTCGCAAAGGAAATCAAGTGCGCCGAAGAAAGCGAGCACACCACTGGATTTTAGTGCAGTCGATAATGCAAAGGAACCTGCCGCTGCATGTGCTGAAGACGCCGAGGACGATTCTCGAAGCGTGATCGTCGCCAGTCAAGCCGACCCAGAGACTCTCTCCAATTCTCCCAGCATCTATTCTCGGACCACCAGCGGGAGCTCTCCTGAAAGGAAAGATCAGGCGATCGATTTGTATTCGCCagaagtggaggatgagcCAGGGATGGTGACTATCTATGAGAGCCAAAGGACCGCTTACTCCTCCCCAAAACGTATCGCTCGCTCTTCGTCCAATGAAAACCGAGTACGGCCCAGCGCTGAATGGAAACAATGGATGTCTTCACAGATGGCAAGATTCGAGACAATCGTGCCCCCTAGAGACCACTATAGAGAGGATGCACAGATCCACGAGGAGGCCGGGGACTTTCTATCCTCAGCTCCTCGCCACGGCGAATCCCCGTACCCTCAGACTACCTATCTCTCTCAGAGTATTTCCGAGAGTGAAAAGGGAACAGACGGCAAAGTTGTACCAAACAATAATTTTTCCCGGCCATTCAGTCGGTCGTCGAGCGTCCGAACGATTGTGCCGTCCAGAACCGAGCAGGCAAAAGAGCAGGCTTCTCCATCCGCGGATTCAGTCTTTTCTTCTAGTGTACACAACTATCCTCAGGGATACGCTTTGACTACCAACGGAGTACGCTCGCGCGAGAATGAGCCCGCGTGGTCGCCAATGCAAGCGAGGTCAAGCAATCGACTTCAGGCACTTGATTCTCCCACCCCTAAGAGGCGTGGAGCGGACTCTCAACAAACAGAATTGGCAGACGAGCGGTATCGCAGGTACTCGGCACGGCGTCTTACAGTTTCCTCGGACTCGAGGATTCAGCAGTGCCGCTCAATTAGAAAAACGACCAACGAGAATGCGAGGGCTGGTGAGCGGCCGGATAGATTGAGTAAGTTTGGAGATCCACACGACATGCCTTCGCCTGTGTCAAGTAAGCACATGGTGGAGATGTTTCTGAGCAGTCGACGGAGACCAGTTGAAAGTAAAATATCGGAAGACGGCGCGCAAGAGGAAGCCTTTGTATAATTTTATTGAATCTGCAGCTTCAAGGATTTCATGCCGGAGCCGAAACATTGGTAGACAAGCATCGTCACTTTGACATGCAAACTCCGATAGTAGCGCTTTGAGCAAATCATCTGCCTCGTTGGCACTTTATGCAGTATACTTCCTGTATTTACACATAGGAGTCAAATTGAGTGACGACCGCCAATAGTCTCGAGTACTTCTTATTGACCTGGGCTTTTTAAAGGTACCGATCGACATGGACCCACAGGGTATTGCTTATTGAACATAGTTGGCTGGAAAACTCCCCTTGACCCCACGCAGCTCCCCCTCCCACCAGTCATCGGTGCTATCCGTCTTCTGCAAGACTCGGATTCGATCACCTTCGCGGAAGGCCAGGTCACCGGCACTCTGACCCGCAAAGTCATAGAGGGCAGTGACATACAGGGCTCCATTCGAGGAACCCGCGCGAGGCGggggaggcggcggcggcttcttcttcgcggctGCAGCGGCAGCAAAACCGGGAGAGGTAACCGTCGAGCCACTAGATGGTTTTCGGAGGTTGAGGCTGAAATAGTCCGATCGCGAGGAGTTAGGGGAAGGCCCGCTCAGCGGTGTCTGGGCATAGTCTGAGCCTGGGACGGGGAGATGAGAATCGCTGTGTGGGGTCGCTGAGGGGGAGAGATGCGCATTAGGAACGGCTAGATTAGGCGACAGGGAGGACGGGGTCAGATTATTCAGGCGGGGTTTCGTCTCATAGACGGGGAGGGGCTTAGTTTCGTAATTTGGCCTTGGGGCGGATGGGACTCTGCCGTTACTGGTGCGTTCAAGCCCACGCTCACGCTCACGATCGTGGTCGCGGCATATCGAGGGCGCAGCTGGCTGCAGTGGTGGCACTGGATGTGATGCGCCTGCACCTGCACCCTGTCCGTTTGAGCGACGACGGAAGTTGAGGCCGTTTGTGAGGCGGCTGGAGAGGGCGTTGGCGTTGCCGTGATCGTCTGGGGCATGGGACATGCGGACGACTTTGCCGTTGGCGAGGCAGCCAAAGGACTCGATTTCCTGCTGGATTGGCTGCAGGTCTCCTTCCCATtgggcgatgatgtcttcCATGGGTGGAGCGGGGGATGGGAAGTGCTCCTCCTCGCAATAGTTGTGCACAACGGTGTAGTAGTGTGCCAGCATGGTGTTTTGGATCTCAATCTGGGTGCCTAGCAGCTGGGGTAGCAGGGAGAATGCGGCGTTGATTAAGGGCGGGAGGCACTTCCGGAGGTGCTCATCTGCGGCGTGGTATTCCTGCTGGTGTTAGATAGAGATGGACGCCGCAATCACTGGTGTCTTACCTCCGTGGCCTTAGCAAGGTCGGCTTCCGCTTTGGCCAGGGCGGCGTTATCCCGGTCTGAGCGTTTCGTCTTCTTGGTATAGCTGTCGACACGACTTTGATAGCGTTCGTAGTCGAGCTGATTATCGTTAACTTCAATGTTTTGAGTGCTGAATGGGGCTAAGCGACCTTGCGATCTTCCCGCTTCTTGATGGTCTTCTTCAATGGAGCCAGGTACTCCTTCGCCTGCGAGGCGGGCCTGATCATCCGCTGATCCACAGCATTaagctcctccgccagctccTTGCGCAACTCCTCGTATTCCTCTCGCAGTCTGCGCGTCCTGGCTAGTGTGACTTCCGGTGTTGGAGCGGCTTTTGCGGTGGTCGGATCGGAGGACCCGATGATGGGAGCATAGATACCGTCGAACTCGCAGAGCATTCGCTCTTGATGCAGCAGGATGGATGACCACGCATCGCGCCAGGCACGTGTCGACTCGACGATCTATTGACGGTGAGTGTGCGAACGTAATGCGCGTGAGTGAATAGGATAATCGGCTAGAAATAAGAGGAAAACCTACTCTGCCCAATAGCTTGTCGGTTTCATCAAAGTCCTTGAGAAGAATTGCTACCTGACTTTCATCTGCGGATCGTTTCATGAACCTGCCGAATTGCCTCTGTACACTCTGCATCTTGGAGGTTGgttgagcttgatgatgCTACGTGGTGATAGGGGTAGGAATTAGGCGACAATGGGGAGGACGCTAAAGATATAAAGAAACAGCGAGCTTAGATTAGATTGACAACTGCGAAGAAATCCATGGATAAAGAGATGATCCTTCAGTTCCAAAGGAATCAACAATCGCGGGGGAAAGGAGCCTAAGCAGACTAATTGGTAGAAAGAAACATAGCAAGAATAGGTAAggaagggagaaagggaaacaaGGGAAAGAAGCCACAGCCTGGATGACGCAGCCAATTCGCGTTCTGCATCAGATCACAACAATAGGACCTGGTTAAGTAGCATGGCTGTTTCAGCCTGGCATCAAATAATATCGATGTCTAGACCCCGCCACAGAACCCTTCCTGGTCCACTATTTTTGGAGCTTCGATCTGTGTTTTGGGCGTGGTATCCGTGGAAATTGGCAGgtgtgtacggagtagatcaAGGCTATCAAGCCATTGATTGGCAAAAAGGGCGGCATTTTTTTGACCATCCGTCCAGGATTTGATTGCTTCTTGAGATAGCGGGTCAAGTGAAAACAATGAGATACAGATATAAGGTACCTTAGTTCCACATTTGTACTGTGACAATCAGGAACAGGGAACGTTGCCCTTGTCACGTTCTGTACACGAACCACCCACCAGCCGAGACCGTCAACTGGCCAACCCCACAGTTCGGCCTCAGGCTCCCACGCCTACTCTCTCTTTTTGGGCTCCGCGTTTGTCGTCGCGTCCCCCACTTGATTCAACATCCAGGCTCGTCAACGCGGTTATCTCATGTCCTGGATCCAATGGTGCACCATCAGAGGGACGCCAATTTCTGGCCATGTCGATCCCCTtatcatcagcagcaaccccGCGTGGCACTCGCAGTCTGAACGTTCCCGCAACGCAGAACACCGCGCCCGTCATCAAATTTCGATGCCTCTTCACTCATGATGTCCGACGCAAAGCGAAGCGCTGGCACGATGGGTTCCTCCGCTATCATACATTCAATAAGCGGGTCATGGTCTACGATACCACCGGCTATTTTATCGGAGATTTGCATTGGCGACAGGACGACGGGATTCAGGACGGagacgagctggagctggacaAAGGCGTGCTGATCCAAGTTTGTGAGCCGGTGGAGCAGACACAGACAGACCTGTCGACGCTGTACAACAATAAGAAGAAGGCGCAGGATTCACCGACCCAAGCAGCGGAACCGTCAGCTCCCACACTTCGTGCCTCTGCTCCGGTCCGGTCCTCGATATCCTCCCAACAGCCGCGGTCCCTCAATGATCTCCTAGGCATTCGAAAAACACATGCTGGCTTGTCTGTTTCGCCCTACGAGGAACGTCAACgacagaaacagaaggaagACAATCGGCTAGCGTCTGAGAGAGCGGCAAAGCGTCAAAAGACCACCCCGGCTCATGTACCGACTGAGCAACAACCAAGACGCTCGGTCGCCAATCCCCCGGTGCTCATCGATTTGTCTGATTCACCAGATGAGAACGCGCCAGAAAGACGACAGAAGCCGAACAAACTCCCAGAAAACGTCTctctgcagaagaagaacccaGGGTCAAATGGGCCTGCTTTACCAGTACCAGTCGTTGACAATGTTGAGCGCGAGGTCGAGAAGCATCGAAACTCGTCAAACAACGCcccatcttcagcatcaagacCACCCTCCGCGCACTCAACTTCGGAGGTGCCAACTAGAACACTCCGCTTACCCACAAGCCAGCCTCGTAAGAAGCTCATGTATCAGGCATTGCTCCCTAATCAGGCGCCTGGAAAAGCAGCATGTAC carries:
- a CDS encoding DNA helicase ZGRF1-like domain-containing protein: MSIPLSSAATPRGTRSLNVPATQNTAPVIKFRCLFTHDVRRKAKRWHDGFLRYHTFNKRVMVYDTTGYFIGDLHWRQDDGIQDGDELELDKGVLIQVCEPVEQTQTDLSTLYNNKKKAQDSPTQAAEPSAPTLRASAPVRSSISSQQPRSLNDLLGIRKTHAGLSVSPYEERQRQKQKEDNRLASERAAKRQKTTPAHVPTEQQPRRSVANPPVLIDLSDSPDENAPERRQKPNKLPENVSLQKKNPGSNGPALPVPVVDNVEREVEKHRNSSNNAPSSASRPPSAHSTSEVPTRTLRLPTSQPRKKLMYQALLPNQAPGKAACTVSSSARDRKILPTQSRSHESNPFPTPDPTSTNIEFIPTESTMFVLEEVADDSVPGPPQILHRDRPGSPTARSAVDAMTSVARAQTFQPTTTNNPGQLRLPGSSSADKSAGTQNNHLPKSTSKGLRKALSDPTALTTSTSVQSRSQLSSRSVDTYPIEENLPEQGPWTSEALDLFDFWPPGRPKPS
- a CDS encoding F-box domain and ankyrin repeat protein, whose product is MFLSKLPNEVVLLIAAHLVCYRDLRALVLSSRKLHHLLKARLSKHSYQACHGDALCCAAAQGDEGLARECLKRMTIAAESFQGPRVSNPYKHPLCTTNWRVEDSVLIQRALLVAVQAGSKRVVNLLLDHGAQTMFRGPMGYINNIPPLYLAVQNSHEDLVDFLCERGDPCYRENTCPLLWAIEHNQRRIIRTLLRHESCDHCWYVLPMAMNRGDTDVLHFLL
- a CDS encoding BAR and SH3 domain-containing protein, which translates into the protein MQSVQRQFGRFMKRSADESQVAILLKDFDETDKLLGRIVESTRAWRDAWSSILLHQERMLCEFDGIYAPIIGSSDPTTAKAAPTPEVTLARTRRLREEYEELRKELAEELNAVDQRMIRPASQAKEYLAPLKKTIKKREDRKLDYERYQSRVDSYTKKTKRSDRDNAALAKAEADLAKATEEYHAADEHLRKCLPPLINAAFSLLPQLLGTQIEIQNTMLAHYYTVVHNYCEEEHFPSPAPPMEDIIAQWEGDLQPIQQEIESFGCLANGKVVRMSHAPDDHGNANALSSRLTNGLNFRRRSNGQGAGAGASHPVPPLQPAAPSICRDHDRERERGLERTSNGRVPSAPRPNYETKPLPVYETKPRLNNLTPSSLSPNLAVPNAHLSPSATPHSDSHLPVPGSDYAQTPLSGPSPNSSRSDYFSLNLRKPSSGSTVTSPGFAAAAAAKKKPPPPPPPRAGSSNGALYVTALYDFAGQSAGDLAFREGDRIRVLQKTDSTDDWWEGELRGVKGSFPANYVQ